TAATTACCGATGCCCTCTTTTCCGATATTTATGAGGGCGCGTATACCTTGGATTGGGTAAGGGATTATGATGAAGCCCTGAGAAAGCTCGAAAGTAATGCCTATGATATTTGCCTGCTCGATTATCGTCTGGGCATTCACAACGGATTGGAACTGCTGCGCCAGACGACCGAAAGAAACTGCAAAATACCCATCATTTTTTTAACCGGTCAAGGTGACCGCTCGCTCGATGTTGAGGCGATGAATGCCGGAGCAGCCGATTATCTGGTCAAAGGGCAACTCAATGCGGCTCAACTGGAACGCTCGATTCGTTATGCGATTCAACAACGGCGATTTGAAGAGGAACGGATTCGTCGCTTGCTTGAAGGCGCGGCGCGCGCGCAGGCGGAAATCGCCAATCGGCAAAAGGATGAATTCTTAGCAATGGTTTCCCATGAATTACGTGGCCCGTTAAATTCCATGCTCGGGTGGATTCAGTTGCTGAAAAGCGGCAAGTTGAGACCCGAAGACATTGCCAAAGCCATTGAGACTATCGAACGCAATAGTCGTTTACAGGTTCGCATTATCGAAGATTTACTCGACACCACGCGCATCCTTAATGGCAATCTCTGTTTACAGATTGTCGATGTGAAGTTCATCGAGGTGATTGAAGAAGCCTTTAAAGCCGCTTTCCCTTCCGCACAAGCAAAATTGATTATGATGACCAAATCTTATGACCCGTCGGTGGGAACGGTTCAAGGAGATTTTGAGCGGTTGCAACAGGTGGTTTCCAATCTGCTTTCAAACGCCATTAAATTTACGCCGGAAGGCGGTCGCATCGAATTGAAACTGGAAAATCGCCAGAGCTTTGCGCATTTGATTGTTAAGGATTCGGGAATCGGCATTGATCAGGAATTTCTTCCCTATGTTTTTGAAAAATATAAACAGGCAAAAACCGAAACCGGCAAAAAAAATCATGGACTTGGTTTAGGCTTGGCTATCGTCAGGCATATCGTTGAAGCTCACAACGGAATGGTCGAAGTCGAAAGTCAGGGCGAGGGTCGCGGTTCAACTTTTAAAGTCTCCATTCCCTTACCGGGTTCTGGTTAATCTTACCCTTTCAAAAAATTTTTCGTCGCCAGATAGGCATCGAGCGGCGATAACAAAATGATCAATAAGCAGACGGGAATAAAGGTTAAAAAGGCGAGTGCCGCCTTTTCAAAACCACTTTGAAATTGCAATGAAGTAGTCTTCAAACTTTCTACGAATGAATGAATTAAATATCCCGACACGCGCAAATTTATAGCTTCTTTATTTAAGCTTACAGACGCCAGATTTGCGGGTTGATTAAGGGGCGTGGTGGTGTAAACCTCCGCCGGTTTAAATGACTCGTCGGAATCAAGTGGCGATGATACGGGCACAGATGAATCCGAAGCATTGATTTGTTCTCCACACCAGCGACAAAAAAAACTTTCCAGGGCATTCAATCCGTCACAATGACGACAAGTGAGAAACGGCATTTCGCGACTGTCATATTTTAATT
The Acidobacteriota bacterium DNA segment above includes these coding regions:
- a CDS encoding hybrid sensor histidine kinase/response regulator, with amino-acid sequence MENVKALLVEDDEDDYLITDALFSDIYEGAYTLDWVRDYDEALRKLESNAYDICLLDYRLGIHNGLELLRQTTERNCKIPIIFLTGQGDRSLDVEAMNAGAADYLVKGQLNAAQLERSIRYAIQQRRFEEERIRRLLEGAARAQAEIANRQKDEFLAMVSHELRGPLNSMLGWIQLLKSGKLRPEDIAKAIETIERNSRLQVRIIEDLLDTTRILNGNLCLQIVDVKFIEVIEEAFKAAFPSAQAKLIMMTKSYDPSVGTVQGDFERLQQVVSNLLSNAIKFTPEGGRIELKLENRQSFAHLIVKDSGIGIDQEFLPYVFEKYKQAKTETGKKNHGLGLGLAIVRHIVEAHNGMVEVESQGEGRGSTFKVSIPLPGSG